A single Thiohalobacter thiocyanaticus DNA region contains:
- the dcd gene encoding dCTP deaminase, whose translation MSIKSDKWIRRMAEQEGMIEPFVPGQVREHEGERIISYGTSSYGYDIRCSEEFKIFTNINSAIVDPKDFSADSFVDVTSDVCIIPPNSFALARTVEYFRIPRNVLTICLGKSTYARCGIIVNVTPLEPEWEGHVTLEFSNTTPLPAKIYANEGVAQVLFLESDEVCETSYRDRGGKYQGQRGVTLPKA comes from the coding sequence ATGAGTATCAAATCCGACAAGTGGATCCGCCGCATGGCGGAACAGGAAGGCATGATCGAGCCCTTCGTGCCCGGCCAGGTGCGTGAGCACGAGGGCGAGCGGATCATCTCCTACGGAACCTCCAGCTACGGCTACGATATCCGCTGCTCGGAAGAGTTCAAGATCTTCACCAATATCAACTCGGCCATCGTCGATCCCAAGGACTTCTCCGCCGACAGCTTCGTCGATGTCACATCCGACGTCTGCATCATCCCGCCCAATTCCTTCGCCCTGGCGCGCACGGTGGAGTACTTCCGCATCCCGCGCAACGTGCTGACCATCTGCCTGGGCAAGTCCACCTACGCCCGCTGCGGCATCATCGTCAACGTCACCCCGCTGGAGCCGGAGTGGGAGGGTCATGTGACACTGGAGTTCTCCAACACCACCCCGCTGCCGGCCAAGATCTACGCCAACGAGGGGGTGGCCCAGGTGCTGTTCCTGGAATCCGACGAGGTCTGCGAGACCTCCTACCGGGATCGCGGCGGCAAGTATCAGGGCCAGCGCGGGGTGACCCTGCCCAAGGCCTGA
- the apbC gene encoding iron-sulfur cluster carrier protein ApbC: protein MAEATQAQIETALKDYVDPYMEKDLVSAKCIKDIAVDGGRVTIDVVLGFPAKGYEDELKTGLAELAGKVEGVSDVTVNISTSIVSHAVQKGVEPIKGIKNIIAVASGKGGVGKSTTAVNLALALAAEGASVGVLDADIYGPSMPRMLGVHGQPESKDGKTLEPMVAHGVQAMSIGFLVDEETPMIWRGPMVTQALQQLLNDTNWAELDYLVIDLPPGTGDTQLTLAQQVPVSGAVIVTTPQDIALLDARKGLKMFQKVEVPVLGIVENMSIHICSNCGHEEHIFGEGGGQRMSEQYDVDLLGALPLDIRIREETDNGKPTVVAEPEARISQIYRDIARRTAARLSTQAKNYAAKFPKIVIQNN, encoded by the coding sequence ATGGCTGAGGCAACCCAGGCGCAAATCGAGACCGCGCTGAAAGACTACGTCGATCCCTACATGGAAAAGGATCTGGTCAGCGCGAAGTGCATCAAGGACATCGCTGTTGACGGCGGCAGGGTCACCATCGACGTGGTGCTGGGCTTCCCGGCCAAGGGTTACGAGGACGAGCTCAAGACCGGCCTGGCCGAACTGGCCGGCAAGGTCGAGGGCGTCAGCGACGTGACCGTGAACATCTCCACCAGCATCGTCTCCCATGCCGTGCAGAAGGGCGTGGAGCCGATCAAGGGCATCAAGAACATCATCGCCGTGGCCTCCGGCAAGGGCGGCGTGGGCAAGTCCACCACCGCCGTCAACCTGGCCCTGGCCCTGGCCGCCGAGGGCGCCAGCGTGGGCGTACTGGACGCCGACATCTACGGCCCCAGCATGCCGCGCATGCTGGGCGTGCACGGCCAGCCCGAGTCCAAGGACGGCAAGACCCTGGAGCCCATGGTCGCCCATGGCGTCCAGGCCATGTCCATCGGTTTCCTGGTCGACGAGGAGACGCCGATGATCTGGCGCGGCCCCATGGTCACCCAGGCGCTGCAGCAGCTCCTGAACGACACCAACTGGGCGGAACTGGACTACCTGGTCATCGACCTGCCGCCGGGCACCGGCGACACCCAGCTGACCCTGGCCCAGCAGGTGCCGGTCAGCGGCGCGGTCATCGTCACCACCCCCCAGGACATCGCCCTGCTGGACGCGCGCAAGGGCCTGAAGATGTTCCAGAAGGTCGAGGTGCCGGTGCTGGGCATCGTGGAGAACATGAGCATCCACATCTGCAGCAATTGCGGTCACGAGGAGCACATCTTCGGCGAGGGCGGCGGCCAGCGCATGTCGGAGCAGTACGATGTCGACCTGCTCGGCGCCCTGCCGCTGGATATCCGCATCCGCGAAGAGACCGACAACGGCAAGCCCACCGTGGTGGCCGAGCCGGAGGCGCGCATCTCCCAGATCTACCGTGACATCGCCCGGCGCACCGCGGCCCGGCTGTCGACCCAGGCCAAGAACTACGCGGCCAAGTTCCCCAAGATCGTCATCCAGAACAACTGA